Within the Acinetobacter radioresistens DSM 6976 = NBRC 102413 = CIP 103788 genome, the region ATAATCAGGCAGCCCATACCAAGACGGTTATGGGTAAAACGTTGAAGGCGTGCCCGCATTAATGGAGACATTATTTTGCCCCCCGTGAATCAAAATTGATGCGTGGATCGATAATCTGATATAGCACATCACTGATGAGACGCAAAATCAAACCCAGCAGGGTAAATAAAAACAATGTGCCAAAAATAACTGGATAATCACGCTGTACTATGGCTTCAAAACCCATCAATCCCAGTCCATCCAGATTAAAAATTATCTCGATAAACAGGTTGCCTACAAAGAAAATCCCTATCAGAGCTTCAGGTAAACCGGCAATCACTATCAGCATTGCATTACGAAATACATGGCCGTATAGAACCCGGTTTTCACTTAATCCCTTGGCACGTGCAGCTAACACATACTGCTTGCTCAACTCTTCCATAAAAGAGTACTTTGTCAAGTAGGTTAGTCCAGCAAACCCGCCCAGAATCATGGTGAATAAAGGCAAGGCCATGTGCCAGAAATAATCTTTGATTTTTCCAAGCAGGCTGAGCTCCTGAAAATTTTCCGAGACTAGCCCCTGCAGCGGAAACCACTGAAAATAACTGCCGCCAGCGAAAAATACAATCAGTAAAACACCAAATACAAAGGTCGGTACAGCATAACCAACCGCCA harbors:
- a CDS encoding microcin C ABC transporter permease YejB; this translates as MGTYILKRLLLIIPTLFLILLINFMMIQLAPGGPVEQAIQQAQNFQGVGNTSHAETAGHSSEYQGARGLSDEMVEKIKAQYGFDKSAPERFWIMLKGYLTLDFGISFFKDKPVTQLLWEKMPVTVSLGLWSTLLIYLVSIPLGIKKARQHGTLFDKSTSLLLAVGYAVPTFVFGVLLIVFFAGGSYFQWFPLQGLVSENFQELSLLGKIKDYFWHMALPLFTMILGGFAGLTYLTKYSFMEELSKQYVLAARAKGLSENRVLYGHVFRNAMLIVIAGLPEALIGIFFVGNLFIEIIFNLDGLGLMGFEAIVQRDYPVIFGTLFLFTLLGLILRLISDVLYQIIDPRINFDSRGAK